One stretch of Lysobacter sp. KIS68-7 DNA includes these proteins:
- a CDS encoding multidrug efflux RND transporter permease subunit, whose amino-acid sequence MDFSKFFIDRPIFAAVLSIVIFAAGLIAIPLLPISEYPEVVPPSVVVRTVYPGANPKVIAETVATPLEEAINGVEDMMYLKSVAGSDGVLQMTVTFKPGTNADDAAVRVQNRVAQALARLPEDVRRQGVTTQKQSPVFLMVVHLVSTSGKYDTLYLRNYMRLHVRDELARLPGVGDAQTFGGGDYAMRIWLDPDKVAARDMTAGDVVRAVREQNIQVSAGQLGAEPMPNGSDFLTLINAQGRLRSVDEFKNVVLKNGDDGQVVRLADVARVELAAGDYTLRSRLDGSDAAAVGVFQAPGANALAIRDGVVAKMEELKKQFPPGVEYKTVYDTTIFVRDSIKAVVTTLLEAIALVVLVVILFLQTWRASIIPLIAVPVSIVGTFAALHLLGFSINTLTLFGLVLAIGIVVDDAIVVVENVERNIEEGRTPLEAAHQAMKEVSGPIIAIALVLCAVFVPMAFLNGVTGQFYKQFAVTIAISTVISAANSLTLSPALAAKLLRPHDAPKDALSRWIEKAFGWVFRPFNRFFKRSSAAYQGRIGGLLAHRGRVFAVYGVLLLATGLVFAWVPRGFIPIQDKLYLIAGVKLPEGASIERTDAALKKVAEAARSIDGVAHEVAFPGLNPLQFTNTPNSGVVFFPLKPFSERHLSAKQINDQLNAKIQGIQEGFAFSLMPPPILGLGNGSGYSLFVEDRGNLGYGALQNAVQGFQGMASQTPGMGFPISSYQANVPQLDAEVDRVKAKAQGVPLTELFDTLQTYLGSQYVNDFNMFGRTWQVIAQADGPFRDHVEDIANLRTRNSNGEMVPIGSMVTIKQTYGPDPVLRFNGYPAADLLGEADPRVMSSGQAMKKVEEIAGQVLPNGMGFDWSDLSYQEATQGNAAFVVFPLAVLLAFLVLAALYESWTLPLAVILIVPMTMLSALIGVKLTGGDNNTFVQVGLVVLMGLACKNAILIVEFARELELQGKSIMEAALEACRLRLRPIVMTSIAFIAGTVPLVFSHGAGAEVRSVTGITVFAGMLGVTLFGLFLTPVFYVALRKLVTRDQVPSGEVAVAQA is encoded by the coding sequence ATGGACTTTTCCAAATTCTTCATCGACCGGCCGATCTTCGCCGCGGTGTTGTCGATCGTGATCTTCGCAGCGGGCCTGATCGCCATCCCGCTGCTGCCCATCAGCGAATACCCGGAAGTGGTGCCGCCTTCGGTGGTCGTGCGCACCGTGTACCCGGGCGCGAACCCGAAGGTGATCGCCGAAACCGTCGCGACGCCGCTGGAGGAAGCCATCAACGGCGTCGAGGACATGATGTACCTCAAGTCCGTGGCCGGCTCCGACGGCGTGCTGCAGATGACGGTGACGTTCAAGCCCGGCACCAACGCGGACGACGCCGCGGTGCGCGTGCAGAACCGCGTCGCGCAGGCGCTGGCCCGGTTGCCGGAAGACGTGCGCCGGCAGGGCGTGACGACGCAGAAGCAGTCGCCCGTGTTCCTGATGGTCGTGCACCTGGTTTCGACCAGCGGCAAGTACGACACGCTCTACCTGCGCAACTACATGCGCCTGCACGTACGCGACGAACTCGCGCGCCTGCCGGGCGTGGGCGATGCGCAGACCTTCGGCGGCGGCGACTACGCCATGCGCATCTGGCTGGATCCCGACAAGGTGGCCGCGCGCGACATGACCGCGGGCGACGTCGTGCGTGCGGTGCGCGAGCAGAACATCCAGGTCTCCGCCGGCCAGCTCGGCGCCGAGCCGATGCCCAACGGCAGCGACTTCCTCACGCTGATCAATGCGCAGGGTCGCCTGCGTTCCGTGGATGAGTTCAAGAACGTCGTGCTGAAGAACGGCGACGACGGCCAGGTCGTGCGCCTTGCGGACGTGGCGCGCGTCGAACTCGCGGCGGGCGATTACACCTTGCGCTCGCGCCTGGACGGCAGCGATGCGGCCGCAGTCGGCGTGTTCCAGGCGCCGGGCGCGAATGCGCTCGCGATCCGCGATGGCGTCGTGGCCAAGATGGAGGAGCTGAAGAAGCAGTTCCCGCCGGGCGTGGAATACAAGACCGTCTACGACACCACGATCTTCGTGCGCGATTCCATCAAGGCCGTGGTCACCACGCTGCTGGAAGCCATCGCGCTCGTCGTTCTGGTGGTGATCCTGTTCCTGCAGACCTGGCGCGCGTCGATCATTCCGCTGATCGCGGTGCCGGTGTCCATCGTGGGCACGTTCGCGGCCCTGCACCTGCTCGGTTTCTCGATCAACACGCTGACGCTGTTCGGATTGGTGCTCGCGATCGGCATCGTCGTGGACGATGCGATCGTCGTGGTCGAGAACGTGGAGCGCAACATCGAAGAAGGCCGCACGCCTCTTGAGGCCGCGCACCAGGCGATGAAGGAAGTCTCCGGCCCGATCATCGCGATCGCGCTGGTGCTGTGCGCCGTGTTCGTCCCGATGGCCTTCCTCAACGGCGTCACCGGCCAGTTCTACAAGCAGTTCGCGGTGACCATCGCCATCTCCACGGTGATCTCGGCGGCCAACTCGCTGACGCTGTCCCCGGCGCTCGCCGCCAAGCTGCTGCGTCCGCACGATGCGCCGAAGGATGCGCTCTCGCGCTGGATCGAGAAGGCCTTCGGCTGGGTGTTCCGTCCGTTCAACCGCTTCTTCAAGCGCAGCTCGGCGGCCTACCAGGGGCGCATCGGCGGCCTGCTCGCCCATCGCGGCCGCGTGTTCGCGGTGTACGGCGTGCTGCTGCTCGCCACTGGCCTGGTGTTCGCGTGGGTGCCGCGCGGCTTCATTCCGATCCAGGACAAGCTGTACCTGATCGCGGGCGTGAAGCTGCCGGAAGGCGCGTCGATCGAGCGCACCGATGCGGCATTGAAGAAGGTGGCCGAAGCCGCGCGCAGCATCGACGGCGTCGCGCATGAAGTCGCCTTCCCCGGCCTGAACCCGCTGCAGTTCACCAACACCCCGAACAGCGGCGTCGTGTTCTTCCCGCTCAAGCCCTTCTCCGAGCGTCACCTGAGTGCGAAGCAGATCAACGACCAGCTCAACGCCAAGATCCAGGGCATCCAGGAAGGCTTCGCCTTCTCGCTGATGCCGCCGCCGATCCTCGGCCTGGGCAATGGATCGGGTTATTCGTTGTTCGTCGAAGACCGCGGCAACCTGGGTTACGGCGCGCTGCAGAATGCGGTGCAGGGTTTCCAGGGCATGGCGTCGCAGACGCCCGGCATGGGTTTCCCGATCAGCAGCTACCAGGCCAACGTGCCGCAGCTCGACGCGGAAGTGGATCGCGTCAAGGCCAAGGCGCAGGGCGTGCCGCTCACCGAACTGTTCGACACGCTGCAGACTTACCTCGGTTCGCAGTACGTCAACGACTTCAACATGTTCGGTCGCACCTGGCAGGTGATCGCGCAGGCCGACGGTCCGTTCCGCGACCACGTGGAAGACATCGCCAACCTGCGCACGCGCAACAGCAACGGCGAGATGGTGCCGATCGGTTCCATGGTCACCATCAAGCAGACCTACGGTCCCGACCCGGTGCTGCGCTTCAACGGCTATCCGGCCGCCGACCTGCTCGGCGAAGCGGACCCGCGCGTGATGTCCTCCGGCCAGGCGATGAAGAAGGTGGAAGAGATCGCCGGGCAGGTGCTGCCCAATGGCATGGGCTTCGACTGGAGCGACCTGAGCTACCAGGAAGCCACGCAAGGCAACGCCGCGTTCGTCGTGTTCCCGCTCGCCGTGCTGCTCGCCTTCCTCGTGCTGGCCGCGCTGTACGAAAGCTGGACGCTGCCGCTGGCCGTGATCCTGATCGTGCCGATGACGATGCTCTCCGCGCTGATCGGCGTGAAGCTCACCGGCGGCGACAACAACACCTTCGTGCAGGTGGGCCTGGTGGTGCTGATGGGCCTGGCGTGCAAGAACGCGATCCTGATCGTCGAATTCGCCCGCGAGCTGGAACTGCAGGGCAAGTCGATCATGGAAGCCGCGCTCGAAGCCTGCCGCCTGCGTCTGCGTCCGATCGTGATGACCTCCATCGCCTTCATCGCCGGCACCGTGCCGCTGGTGTTCTCGCACGGCGCGGGCGCAGAAGTCCGTTCGGTCACGGGCATCACGGTGTTCGCCGGCATGTTGGGCGTCACGCTGTTCGGCCTGTTCCTCACGCCCGTGTTCTACGTCGCGTTGCGCAAGCTGGTCACGCGCGACCAGGTCCCGTCCGGCGAAGTCGCCGTGGCGCAGGCCTGA
- a CDS encoding efflux transporter outer membrane subunit, with translation MTSQAFVPTLRVASSVLVTALLAACTVGPDYVRPTPQEPATFARAEAPATTATPAPADDAFWERFGDPTLTALVEEALAANHDLRIALSRYDAANALLRESKFDQIPTITAHGSASRSRLSADQAPGVSRADRDDVDSYEVNAAATWELDLFGRVRRNVEANRAGTEATANDLAALQVAIVGDVARNYFQLRGLQERLRVARENAENQRETLRLVQARFDAGRGTEFDTSRARAQLEGTLALVPAFEAEVAVAEHRIAVLTGRTPEALITELDAPAELPALPDHIDAGTPGELLRRRPDVAAAEERLHAATARIGVATADLFPRFTLGALIGSQAADASALFGRDSETGFVALGIDWSFLDAGRVRARIAATDANAEGELARYRQTVLLALEDTENALIRQARARVEDEHLAQAALESANAARLAHVRFEAGAVDLFEVLDAQRTQLLAQDALAGARTRSTVSVVELYRAMAGGWPGRMPLREKIARE, from the coding sequence ATGACCTCTCAAGCTTTCGTCCCCACGTTGCGCGTCGCGTCGTCGGTCCTCGTCACGGCGCTGCTCGCGGCGTGCACCGTGGGGCCGGACTACGTGCGGCCCACGCCGCAGGAGCCCGCCACGTTCGCGCGTGCCGAGGCCCCTGCGACGACCGCAACGCCTGCGCCCGCCGACGACGCGTTCTGGGAACGCTTCGGCGATCCCACGCTGACCGCGCTCGTCGAAGAAGCGCTCGCCGCCAACCACGACCTGCGCATCGCCCTGTCGCGTTACGACGCCGCCAATGCCTTGCTGCGCGAATCGAAGTTCGACCAGATCCCGACGATCACGGCGCATGGAAGCGCCAGCCGTTCGCGGCTCAGCGCCGACCAGGCGCCGGGCGTCTCCCGCGCGGACCGCGACGACGTTGATTCGTATGAAGTGAACGCGGCGGCGACCTGGGAGCTCGACCTGTTCGGCCGCGTGCGTCGCAACGTCGAAGCCAACCGCGCCGGCACCGAAGCGACCGCGAACGACCTGGCCGCCTTGCAGGTGGCGATCGTGGGCGACGTCGCGCGCAACTACTTCCAGTTGCGCGGCTTGCAGGAACGCTTGCGCGTCGCCCGCGAGAACGCCGAGAACCAGCGCGAAACCCTGCGCCTGGTGCAGGCCCGCTTCGATGCGGGCCGCGGCACCGAGTTCGACACCTCGCGTGCGCGTGCGCAATTGGAAGGCACGCTCGCGCTCGTGCCCGCGTTCGAGGCCGAGGTCGCGGTCGCCGAGCATCGCATCGCGGTGCTCACCGGCCGCACGCCGGAAGCGCTCATCACGGAACTCGACGCGCCCGCGGAACTCCCTGCCCTGCCCGACCACATCGATGCAGGCACGCCGGGCGAGTTGTTGCGCCGTCGTCCCGATGTCGCGGCCGCGGAAGAACGCCTGCATGCGGCGACCGCGCGCATCGGCGTGGCCACCGCCGATCTGTTCCCGCGCTTCACGCTCGGCGCGCTGATCGGCAGCCAAGCGGCGGATGCGAGTGCGTTGTTCGGGCGCGACAGCGAGACTGGCTTCGTCGCGCTCGGCATCGACTGGTCCTTCCTCGACGCCGGTCGCGTGCGCGCGCGCATCGCTGCCACGGATGCGAACGCCGAGGGCGAACTCGCGCGCTATCGCCAGACGGTGCTGCTCGCGCTCGAAGACACCGAGAACGCGCTGATCCGCCAGGCGCGTGCGCGCGTGGAAGACGAACACCTCGCACAGGCCGCGCTCGAAAGCGCCAATGCGGCACGCCTCGCGCACGTGCGGTTCGAAGCGGGCGCGGTCGACCTGTTCGAAGTGCTGGATGCGCAACGGACGCAGTTGCTGGCGCAGGACGCGCTCGCCGGAGCGCGCACGCGCAGCACGGTCAGCGTCGTGGAGCTGTATCGCGCGATGGCCGGTGGTTGGCCGGGGCGCATGCCGCTGCGCGAGAAGATCGCGCGCGAGTGA
- a CDS encoding DUF488 domain-containing protein, with translation MADAGTLWTIGHSTRPWEAFVAMLQDAGVATLVDVRRFAGSRRNPQFSGEAMAEALPHAGIAYMPMPDLGGRRPARKDSHNSRWRNAAFRGYADYMETAEYVQASARLAAVALRAPTAVMCAEAMWWQCHRSLISDDFKARGWRVLHLLAPGRTDEHPWTGAATLVDGRLSYAEPSTGALF, from the coding sequence ATGGCAGACGCGGGCACGCTGTGGACCATCGGGCATTCGACGCGACCCTGGGAGGCGTTCGTCGCAATGCTGCAGGACGCGGGTGTGGCGACGCTGGTGGATGTGCGGCGCTTTGCGGGGTCGCGGCGGAATCCGCAGTTCTCCGGCGAGGCGATGGCGGAGGCCTTGCCGCATGCGGGCATCGCGTACATGCCGATGCCCGACCTGGGCGGTCGTCGCCCGGCACGCAAGGATTCGCACAACTCGCGGTGGCGCAATGCGGCCTTTCGCGGCTATGCCGACTACATGGAGACGGCGGAGTACGTGCAGGCGAGCGCGCGGCTCGCGGCCGTTGCCTTGCGCGCACCGACGGCGGTGATGTGCGCCGAAGCGATGTGGTGGCAATGCCACCGCAGCCTGATTTCGGACGACTTCAAGGCGCGTGGATGGCGAGTGCTGCATCTGCTGGCGCCCGGTCGCACGGACGAACATCCGTGGACCGGGGCCGCCACGCTCGTCGACGGTCGGCTGTCCTATGCCGAGCCGTCGACGGGCGCGCTGTTCTGA
- a CDS encoding AarF/UbiB family protein, producing the protein MNGHHPASFARSAQILRFLLKYRSAGVFTGIDLDTAALGTEVLVEPQIGQPEEFVEDLEALGPTFVKIGQALSTRPDMVPPAYLAALQRMQDEVSPIPVEAVRAVIEDELGVRVSKAFAEFDEKPIGSASLAQVHRARLRDGREVAVKVQRPWVSEIVRSDLDTLANVAGKADRITDIGRRLRFADWVHEFRKTLLNELDYRTEAENLDRFSEHFAGYPELFVPQPVRDLCATRVLTMDLVHGTKVTALSGLRRTEQDLGRLAEALLRGYLDQMFVHGEIHADPHPGNMLVTNDNRLGLFDLGMIAHVPPRQRERLLRLLFACVDGRGEEAAGESIAMGTRLGDFDHERYVREIGQLVARYAAHAGSQAMSEGRLVIELVRIATACGLRTPPELSLLGKTLLNLEQVSFALDPELDVKSIVESHIQRVMREQLKQSFTPANVAGEMLEMQALLRESPRKISDLLSLLAENRFTVHVGSLDDSQLMENLQKIANRISAGVITASLILSSALLMRIETPGWKLFGYPALALVSFLLGSGVGLALVWSAFRRDHKARPREERGPR; encoded by the coding sequence ATGAATGGGCACCATCCCGCCAGCTTCGCGCGCAGCGCCCAGATCCTGCGCTTCCTCCTGAAGTACCGCAGCGCGGGCGTGTTCACCGGCATCGACCTGGACACCGCGGCGCTCGGCACCGAGGTCCTCGTCGAACCGCAGATCGGGCAGCCGGAGGAATTCGTCGAGGACCTGGAAGCGCTCGGCCCGACCTTCGTGAAGATCGGCCAGGCGCTCTCCACGCGCCCGGACATGGTGCCGCCCGCCTACCTCGCCGCCCTGCAGCGCATGCAGGACGAGGTCTCGCCCATTCCGGTCGAAGCGGTGCGCGCGGTGATCGAGGACGAGCTGGGCGTGCGCGTGAGCAAGGCCTTCGCCGAGTTCGACGAAAAGCCCATCGGCAGCGCATCGCTCGCGCAGGTGCATCGCGCGCGTTTGCGCGACGGCCGCGAAGTGGCAGTGAAAGTGCAGCGCCCGTGGGTCAGCGAGATCGTGCGCAGCGACCTGGACACGCTCGCCAACGTCGCCGGCAAGGCCGATCGCATCACCGACATCGGGCGGCGCCTGCGCTTCGCCGATTGGGTGCACGAGTTCCGCAAGACGCTGCTCAACGAGCTCGACTACCGCACCGAAGCCGAAAACCTGGATCGCTTTTCCGAACACTTCGCCGGTTATCCGGAACTGTTCGTGCCGCAACCGGTGCGCGACCTGTGCGCCACGCGCGTGCTCACGATGGACCTGGTGCACGGCACCAAGGTGACCGCACTCTCCGGCCTGCGCCGCACCGAACAGGACCTGGGCCGCCTCGCCGAAGCGCTGCTGCGCGGGTACCTGGACCAGATGTTCGTGCACGGCGAAATCCACGCCGACCCGCACCCCGGCAACATGCTGGTCACCAACGACAACCGGCTCGGCCTGTTCGACCTCGGGATGATCGCGCACGTGCCGCCGCGGCAGCGCGAGCGCCTGCTCCGCTTGTTGTTCGCCTGCGTCGACGGCCGCGGTGAGGAAGCGGCCGGTGAATCGATCGCGATGGGCACGCGCCTGGGGGATTTCGACCACGAGCGCTACGTGCGCGAGATCGGGCAACTCGTCGCGCGTTACGCCGCGCATGCCGGATCGCAGGCGATGTCCGAAGGCCGCCTGGTCATCGAACTGGTGCGCATCGCCACCGCCTGCGGCCTGCGCACGCCGCCGGAGCTGAGCCTGCTGGGCAAGACGCTGCTGAACCTGGAACAGGTGTCCTTTGCACTGGATCCCGAGCTCGACGTGAAGTCGATCGTGGAGTCGCACATCCAGCGCGTGATGCGCGAGCAACTGAAGCAATCCTTCACGCCGGCCAACGTCGCCGGCGAAATGCTGGAGATGCAGGCCCTGCTGCGCGAGTCGCCGCGCAAGATCTCCGACCTGCTCTCGCTGCTCGCCGAGAACCGCTTCACCGTGCACGTCGGCAGCCTCGACGACTCGCAGCTGATGGAGAACCTGCAGAAGATCGCCAACCGCATCAGCGCGGGCGTGATCACCGCGTCCCTGATCCTCTCCTCGGCCCTGCTGATGCGCATCGAGACCCCGGGCTGGAAGCTGTTCGGCTACCCGGCCCTGGCGCTGGTGAGTTTCCTGCTGGGCAGCGGGGTCGGGCTGGCCCTGGTCTGGAGTGCATTCCGCCGCGACCACAAGGCCCGGCCGCGCGAGGAGCGCGGTCCGAGGTGA
- a CDS encoding ferredoxin--NADP reductase has translation MSSPFGTETVLDVRHWTDAYFSFTTTRDDGFRFENGQFVMIGLPVEQADGSTRPLMRAYSIASANWEEELEFFSIKVQDGPLTSRLQHIREGDSILVGRKPTGTLLIHDLHPGRNLYLLGTGTGFAPWLAVIKDPATYERFERVILCHGVRNAADLAYRDYIVNALPRHEFLGEQIAKQLHYYPAVSREDFRVDGHDQRGRLTDLMDSGRMMEHLGLDALDPAHDRAMVCGSPQMLADFRALLDGRGFTAAPRIGTPGQYVFERAFVEK, from the coding sequence ATGTCCTCTCCCTTCGGCACGGAAACGGTGCTGGACGTCCGCCACTGGACGGACGCCTATTTCAGCTTCACGACCACGCGCGACGATGGCTTCCGTTTCGAGAACGGCCAGTTCGTCATGATCGGGCTGCCCGTCGAACAGGCCGACGGCAGCACGCGGCCGCTGATGCGCGCGTATTCGATCGCCAGCGCGAACTGGGAAGAGGAACTCGAGTTCTTCAGCATCAAGGTACAGGACGGGCCGCTGACCTCGCGCCTGCAGCACATCAGGGAAGGCGACTCGATCCTCGTCGGACGCAAGCCCACCGGCACGCTGCTGATCCACGACCTCCATCCGGGGCGCAATCTTTACTTGCTCGGCACCGGCACGGGCTTCGCGCCGTGGCTGGCGGTGATCAAGGATCCGGCGACCTACGAGCGCTTCGAACGGGTGATCCTGTGCCACGGCGTGCGCAACGCGGCGGACCTGGCGTACCGCGACTACATCGTGAATGCATTGCCGCGCCATGAATTCCTCGGCGAGCAGATCGCGAAGCAATTGCACTACTACCCGGCCGTTTCGCGCGAAGACTTCCGGGTTGACGGCCACGACCAACGCGGGCGCCTCACCGACCTGATGGACAGCGGCCGGATGATGGAACACCTCGGCCTCGACGCACTGGACCCCGCGCACGACCGCGCGATGGTCTGCGGCAGCCCGCAGATGCTGGCGGATTTCCGCGCGCTGTTGGATGGACGCGGGTTCACGGCCGCACCGCGCATCGGCACGCCGGGGCAGTATGTGTTCGAGCGCGCGTTCGTCGAAAAGTAA
- a CDS encoding LytTR family DNA-binding domain-containing protein produces MSTTAALPPPNIWDRFQPWRRTFEVGFWVVSYVLNAIANTEVTWLDIQRAHLHFERWEPAVWEWSSAIVCLALVPAVVWFTRWNPVRFDTWKRALPLHLLGSIAWSALHVGGMVALREGAYALNGADYDFGNWLREWGYEYLKDVRSYAAMVATIEAWRWFLRRWQGEASVLAPPDDTPAPAATERPERFLVRKLGKEFLIAANDVEALQASGNYVNLRVRGRDYPLRSTMATMEEQLDPARFVRVHRSHMVNLDCIAEIEPLDTGDARVVLRDGTVVPCSRKYRDALRPLAAG; encoded by the coding sequence ATGTCGACCACCGCCGCCCTGCCGCCGCCCAACATCTGGGATCGCTTCCAACCGTGGCGCCGCACCTTCGAGGTCGGCTTCTGGGTGGTCAGCTACGTACTGAACGCCATCGCCAACACCGAGGTCACCTGGCTCGACATCCAGCGCGCGCACCTGCACTTCGAACGCTGGGAACCGGCCGTGTGGGAATGGTCGAGCGCGATCGTGTGCCTGGCGCTCGTGCCGGCCGTGGTCTGGTTCACCCGCTGGAACCCGGTCCGCTTCGACACCTGGAAGCGCGCGCTGCCGCTGCACCTGCTCGGGAGCATCGCTTGGTCGGCGCTCCACGTCGGCGGGATGGTCGCGCTGCGCGAGGGCGCCTATGCCCTGAACGGCGCCGACTACGATTTCGGCAACTGGCTGCGCGAGTGGGGCTACGAATACCTCAAGGACGTGCGCAGCTATGCCGCCATGGTCGCGACGATCGAAGCCTGGCGCTGGTTCCTCCGCCGCTGGCAGGGCGAAGCGAGCGTGCTCGCCCCGCCGGACGACACGCCCGCGCCCGCGGCGACCGAGCGGCCGGAACGCTTCCTCGTGCGCAAGCTCGGCAAGGAATTCCTGATCGCCGCCAACGACGTCGAAGCGCTGCAGGCCTCGGGCAACTACGTGAACCTGCGTGTGCGCGGCCGCGACTACCCGCTGCGCAGCACCATGGCGACGATGGAAGAACAACTCGATCCCGCGCGCTTCGTGCGCGTGCACCGCAGCCACATGGTCAACCTGGACTGCATCGCGGAGATCGAACCGCTCGATACGGGCGATGCGCGCGTGGTGCTGCGCGACGGCACGGTGGTGCCGTGCAGCCGGAAGTATCGCGACGCGCTGCGCCCGCTCGCCGCGGGCTGA
- a CDS encoding acyltransferase family protein, translating to MQAALPNSRRHDIDALRAIAFAALILYHWGMLYVGGEDWGWHLKSSYTTEAIQLPMLAMNRWRMDLIFLISGLSVHFLLRDTRIARFIALRSWRLLLPLVFGMWVVVPIQPYAEGVSNGLVQPGFFAFLVRYYGHTTWPAGAFAGWEHGFTWNHLWYLAYLWTYTCVFALLLPLLKRLPNPLARLRGLHLLVWPAVPLMIATLLLQPHFKDTGDLVHDWYRHAMYFTVFLYGWWLGTLDGVWNELAGLRRRALTGAIALFGFYIACATLLPEPIADAMQSVIWILRNLYVWWMLCAILGYARTYLNRPFRWLPYATEAVYPWYMLHQSLIIAIAFAIVPMHLGPIVEPALVLLGTVAGCALLHAIIRRSNLLRPLFGMKRRQASAASMSFASDSGVSVGA from the coding sequence ATGCAAGCCGCCCTGCCCAACTCCCGACGCCACGACATCGACGCCCTGCGCGCCATCGCCTTCGCCGCCCTGATCCTCTACCACTGGGGAATGCTCTACGTGGGGGGCGAGGACTGGGGCTGGCATCTGAAGTCGAGCTACACGACCGAAGCGATCCAGCTGCCGATGCTCGCGATGAACCGCTGGCGCATGGACCTGATCTTTTTGATCTCGGGCCTGTCGGTGCATTTCCTCCTCCGCGACACGCGCATCGCCCGCTTCATCGCCCTGCGCTCCTGGCGCCTGCTGCTGCCGCTCGTCTTCGGCATGTGGGTCGTCGTGCCGATCCAGCCGTATGCCGAAGGCGTCTCGAACGGCCTGGTGCAGCCCGGCTTCTTCGCCTTCCTCGTGCGCTACTACGGACATACGACCTGGCCCGCAGGCGCCTTCGCCGGCTGGGAACACGGCTTCACCTGGAACCACCTGTGGTACCTGGCCTACCTGTGGACCTACACCTGCGTGTTCGCGCTGCTGCTGCCGCTGCTCAAGCGCCTGCCGAATCCGCTCGCGCGCCTGCGCGGCCTGCACTTGCTGGTCTGGCCCGCGGTGCCGCTGATGATCGCCACGCTGCTGTTGCAGCCGCACTTCAAGGACACCGGCGACCTGGTGCACGACTGGTATCGCCACGCGATGTACTTCACCGTGTTCCTGTACGGCTGGTGGCTCGGCACGCTGGACGGTGTGTGGAATGAACTCGCCGGCCTGCGTCGCCGTGCGCTCACCGGTGCGATCGCGTTGTTCGGCTTCTACATCGCCTGCGCCACGCTGTTGCCCGAACCGATCGCCGATGCGATGCAGTCGGTCATCTGGATCCTGCGCAACCTGTATGTGTGGTGGATGCTCTGCGCGATCCTGGGTTACGCGCGCACCTACCTCAACCGCCCGTTCCGCTGGTTGCCGTATGCGACCGAAGCGGTGTACCCGTGGTACATGCTGCACCAGAGCCTGATCATCGCCATCGCCTTCGCCATCGTGCCGATGCACCTGGGCCCGATCGTCGAGCCCGCCCTCGTGTTGCTCGGCACCGTCGCGGGCTGCGCGCTACTGCACGCGATCATCCGACGCAGCAACCTGCTGCGCCCGCTGTTCGGCATGAAGCGTCGTCAGGCGAGCGCGGCTTCGATGTCCTTCGCGAGCGATTCGGGCGTGTCGGTCGGCGCGTAA
- a CDS encoding glutathione peroxidase, which translates to MSTVYDFSATDIDGQARTLSEYKGKTLLIVNVASQCGFTPQYTGLEALWKTYRDRGLVVLGFPCDQFGHQEPGDEAEIKNFCSINYDVDFPLFSKIDVNGAKAHPLYQWLKEEKGGFLGIDAIKWNFTKFLVGRDGKVLKRYAPTDTPESLAKDIEAALA; encoded by the coding sequence ATGTCCACCGTCTACGACTTCTCGGCCACCGACATCGATGGCCAGGCGCGCACGCTGTCCGAGTACAAGGGCAAGACGCTGCTGATCGTCAACGTCGCCTCGCAGTGCGGGTTCACGCCGCAGTACACCGGACTGGAAGCCTTGTGGAAGACCTATCGCGACCGCGGCCTGGTCGTGCTCGGCTTTCCCTGCGACCAGTTCGGCCACCAGGAACCGGGCGACGAAGCGGAGATCAAGAATTTCTGCTCGATCAACTACGACGTCGACTTCCCGCTGTTCTCGAAGATCGACGTCAACGGTGCCAAGGCCCATCCCCTCTACCAGTGGCTGAAAGAGGAGAAGGGCGGGTTCCTCGGCATCGATGCGATCAAGTGGAACTTCACCAAGTTCCTCGTCGGCCGCGACGGCAAGGTGCTGAAGCGTTACGCGCCGACCGACACGCCCGAATCGCTCGCGAAGGACATCGAAGCCGCGCTCGCCTGA
- a CDS encoding CBS domain-containing protein — MANVTSVMTGNPACCTADTPLRDVARMMVDNDCGEIPVVDDKGQPVGVVTDRDITVRIVAEARDTMSATAGDAMTKPAKTVREDSSLKDATELMESAKIRRIPVVDAGGKLTGIVSVADIALAGKDVQTAQVVKQVSEPGRRKH, encoded by the coding sequence ATGGCCAACGTGACTTCGGTAATGACCGGCAACCCGGCCTGTTGCACCGCCGACACCCCGCTGCGCGACGTGGCGCGGATGATGGTGGACAACGATTGCGGCGAGATCCCGGTGGTCGACGACAAGGGCCAGCCCGTGGGTGTGGTGACCGATCGCGATATCACCGTGCGCATCGTGGCCGAGGCCCGCGACACCATGAGCGCCACCGCCGGGGACGCGATGACCAAGCCCGCGAAGACCGTGCGGGAAGACAGCTCCCTGAAAGATGCGACCGAGCTGATGGAATCGGCGAAGATTCGGCGCATTCCCGTGGTCGATGCCGGCGGCAAGCTGACCGGCATCGTGTCCGTCGCCGACATCGCACTGGCGGGCAAGGACGTCCAGACCGCGCAGGTCGTCAAGCAAGTCTCCGAGCCCGGGCGCCGGAAACACTGA